Proteins from a single region of Chromobacterium sp. ATCC 53434:
- the dusA gene encoding tRNA dihydrouridine(20/20a) synthase DusA → MNQALRSLPPRRLSVAPMLDWTDRHYRYFARQITRRTWLYTEMVTTGALLNGDVARHLRFDEAEHPLALQLGGSEPAELAQCARLAQQWGYDEVNLNVGCPSERVQKGAFGACLMAEPKLVSDCVKAMRDVVDIDVTVKHRIGIDQIEHYDYLREFVDTVAEAGCRTFIVHARNAILKGLSPKENREIPPLKYDYVYRLKRERPDLEILINGGVKTNAEIAEHLQHVDGVMVGREAYHNPWLMAEWDALFYGEAAAGPERAAVVDAMMPYVTARLGDGSNVRHIARHILGLFQGLPGARNWRRMLSDAKLLDGADAGLLREAYEATLASRRA, encoded by the coding sequence ATGAATCAAGCACTTCGCTCGTTGCCGCCGCGCCGCCTGTCCGTCGCGCCGATGCTGGACTGGACCGACCGCCACTACCGCTACTTCGCCCGACAGATCACGCGGCGCACCTGGTTGTACACCGAGATGGTGACCACCGGCGCGCTGTTGAACGGCGACGTCGCGCGCCATCTGCGCTTCGACGAGGCCGAGCACCCGCTGGCGCTGCAACTGGGCGGCTCCGAGCCGGCCGAACTGGCGCAATGCGCGCGTCTGGCGCAGCAGTGGGGCTACGACGAGGTCAACCTCAATGTCGGCTGCCCGTCCGAGCGGGTGCAGAAGGGCGCGTTCGGCGCCTGCCTGATGGCCGAGCCCAAGCTGGTGTCCGACTGCGTCAAGGCGATGCGCGACGTCGTCGACATCGACGTCACCGTCAAGCACCGCATCGGCATCGACCAGATCGAGCATTACGATTACCTGCGCGAGTTCGTCGACACCGTGGCCGAGGCCGGCTGCCGCACCTTCATCGTCCACGCGCGCAACGCCATCCTGAAAGGCCTGAGCCCGAAGGAGAACCGTGAGATCCCGCCGTTGAAGTACGACTACGTCTATCGGCTGAAGCGGGAGCGGCCGGATCTGGAGATACTGATCAACGGCGGGGTCAAGACCAACGCCGAGATCGCCGAGCATTTGCAGCATGTCGACGGCGTGATGGTCGGCCGCGAGGCCTACCACAACCCGTGGCTGATGGCCGAGTGGGACGCGCTGTTCTACGGCGAGGCGGCCGCCGGTCCGGAGCGCGCGGCGGTGGTCGACGCGATGATGCCCTATGTGACGGCGCGTCTGGGCGACGGCAGCAATGTGCGCCACATCGCCCGCCATATCCTGGGCCTGTTCCAGGGCCTGCCCGGCGCGCGCAACTGGCGCCGGATGCTGTCCGACGCCAAGCTCTTGGACGGCGCCGACGCCGGCCTGCTGCGAGAGGCTTACGAAGCGACGCTGGCGAGCCGCCGCGCCTGA
- the tssA gene encoding type VI secretion system protein TssA: MDQSIEHLMRPVNPAAPAGEDLAYSLIFDQIREARRSDDPSLAQGDWEQSLKTAEWPQVIRLCEDALQNKSKDLQLLAWYAEAQTQVNGVAGLARGLALVCGWLRAYWESGYPELDPHDLDERVAKLEWMNQQLGNALRNVPLTKPEFGAYSWHQWQQSREVENLGLKDGEAREAAIAEGKLSGDAFEKAAAQSGHGWFQAKAEELVALLTAYEELDALVDQRFGQDGPSLADIRNAVYACQDLVLRYRQQFAVNQPAAAPQRQSAEESKPVSQIPSSPVHTAVPASAFNGQIRSRQEAVTALTEVARYFRHNEPHSPVALLAERAARWAEMSLEEWLQHVVKDSGTLSQLQELLDVRQDD, translated from the coding sequence ATGGATCAAAGCATTGAACACCTGATGCGGCCGGTGAACCCGGCCGCGCCAGCCGGGGAGGACCTGGCCTACTCGCTGATTTTCGATCAGATACGGGAAGCGCGCCGCAGCGACGATCCGTCGCTGGCGCAGGGCGACTGGGAGCAGTCTTTGAAAACAGCAGAGTGGCCGCAGGTGATACGGCTGTGCGAGGACGCGCTGCAGAACAAGAGCAAGGATCTGCAGCTGTTGGCCTGGTACGCCGAGGCGCAGACCCAGGTCAACGGCGTCGCGGGCCTGGCGCGCGGCCTGGCGCTGGTCTGCGGCTGGCTGCGGGCGTACTGGGAGAGCGGCTACCCGGAGCTGGATCCGCACGATCTGGACGAGCGCGTGGCCAAGCTGGAATGGATGAACCAGCAGCTCGGCAACGCGCTGCGCAATGTGCCGCTGACCAAGCCCGAGTTCGGCGCTTACAGCTGGCATCAATGGCAGCAATCGCGCGAGGTGGAGAACCTGGGCCTGAAGGACGGCGAGGCGCGGGAGGCGGCCATCGCCGAGGGCAAGCTCAGCGGCGACGCTTTCGAGAAGGCCGCCGCCCAGTCGGGCCACGGCTGGTTCCAGGCCAAGGCCGAGGAACTGGTGGCGCTGCTGACCGCCTATGAGGAACTGGACGCGCTGGTCGACCAGCGTTTCGGCCAGGACGGCCCCAGCCTGGCCGACATCCGCAACGCCGTCTACGCCTGCCAGGACCTGGTGCTGCGTTATCGCCAGCAATTCGCCGTCAATCAGCCGGCGGCCGCGCCGCAACGCCAGTCGGCAGAGGAGAGCAAGCCCGTGAGCCAGATCCCGTCCAGCCCGGTCCATACCGCCGTTCCGGCCAGCGCCTTCAACGGCCAGATCCGCAGCCGCCAGGAGGCGGTGACCGCCCTGACCGAGGTGGCGCGCTATTTCCGCCACAACGAGCCGCACAGCCCGGTGGCGCTGCTGGCCGAGCGCGCGGCGCGCTGGGCCGAGATGAGCCTGGAGGAATGGCTGCAGCATGTGGTCAAGGACAGCGGCACGCTGAGCCAGTTGCAGGAACTGCTGGACGTGCGCCAGGACGATTGA
- a CDS encoding PAAR domain-containing protein, whose product MKAAIRLGDPTDHGGKVVSAAASTTLFGKQVACVGDSVTCPKQGHVNCTIVEGDGGWLVGGKAVALEGHKVSCGATLISTLPQVGKG is encoded by the coding sequence ATGAAGGCGGCAATCCGTTTGGGCGATCCGACCGACCACGGCGGCAAGGTGGTCAGCGCGGCCGCGTCCACCACGCTGTTCGGCAAGCAAGTGGCCTGCGTCGGCGATTCCGTCACCTGCCCGAAGCAGGGCCACGTCAACTGCACCATCGTCGAAGGCGACGGCGGCTGGCTGGTCGGCGGCAAGGCGGTGGCGCTGGAAGGCCACAAGGTCAGCTGCGGCGCCACATTGATTTCGACGCTGCCGCAGGTCGGCAAGGGATAG
- a CDS encoding succinylglutamate desuccinylase/aspartoacylase family protein codes for MAQMNPAWPQAFACHRYQALADGPRLIITGAVHGNEVCGAIAIRRVMAELERGALALRAGRLTLVPVANPLAYRLGQRGGERNLNRNLAPTQQPRDYEDHVANWLCPLLAEHEVLLDLHSFRSPGRPFVFVGPPDNDGALEPFSDAAREEALARRLGVARAVDGWLATYALGVERRRLNPQGDPRQRELNGDARYGVGTTEYMRSRGGWALTLECGRHDDPDAPEVAYRAIVNTLAHLGMISAPAPAPRDMELLSLYEVVDKIDDADRFARDWASFDAVAAGETIGWRADGEPVLAPEDGHIVFPSPDAPAGQEWFYLARPSDRLRH; via the coding sequence ATGGCTCAAATGAACCCGGCCTGGCCGCAGGCCTTCGCCTGCCACCGCTACCAGGCGCTGGCCGACGGTCCCCGCCTGATCATCACCGGCGCCGTGCACGGCAACGAAGTCTGCGGCGCCATCGCCATCCGCCGCGTGATGGCGGAGCTGGAGCGGGGCGCGCTGGCGCTGCGCGCCGGCCGGCTGACCCTGGTGCCGGTGGCCAATCCGCTGGCCTACCGGCTGGGTCAGCGCGGCGGCGAGCGCAATCTGAACCGCAATCTCGCGCCTACCCAGCAGCCGCGGGACTACGAGGACCACGTCGCCAACTGGCTGTGCCCGCTGCTGGCCGAGCACGAGGTCCTGCTGGACCTGCACTCGTTCCGCTCGCCGGGGCGGCCCTTCGTCTTCGTCGGTCCACCCGACAACGACGGCGCGCTGGAACCGTTCTCCGACGCGGCCCGCGAGGAGGCGCTGGCCCGACGGCTGGGCGTGGCCCGCGCGGTGGACGGCTGGCTGGCCACCTACGCGCTGGGCGTCGAGAGGCGGCGGCTGAACCCGCAGGGCGACCCTCGACAACGCGAGTTGAACGGCGACGCCCGCTACGGCGTGGGCACCACCGAATACATGCGCAGCCGCGGCGGCTGGGCGCTGACGCTGGAATGCGGCCGCCATGACGATCCGGACGCGCCGGAGGTGGCCTACCGCGCCATCGTCAACACGCTGGCGCACCTGGGCATGATCTCGGCGCCGGCCCCGGCGCCGCGGGACATGGAACTGTTGAGCCTATACGAGGTGGTGGACAAGATCGACGACGCCGACCGCTTCGCCCGCGACTGGGCCAGCTTCGACGCCGTCGCCGCCGGCGAGACGATAGGCTGGCGCGCCGACGGCGAGCCGGTGCTGGCGCCTGAGGATGGCCACATCGTGTTCCCCAGTCCGGACGCGCCGGCCGGTCAGGAATGGTTCTATCTGGCCCGGCCGTCGGACCGGTTGCGCCACTGA
- the tssH gene encoding type VI secretion system ATPase TssH, which translates to MSVALKSLIDRLTPTARQAIEQAASRALARTHFEIEIEHVLLAMFDQDDNAALAALRALGADLSRVERELDAALDNFRSGNTRNPVLSSWLPKWLEKAWLSASAERGQDKVSTLDLLLALWQDEALRGVLQSGAPALARQDAGRLDGAYAALRQHGGETADGAQPEAVAGDDGEQPAAPQGKRGSPALDKYTIDLTAQAKAGKIDPILGRDVEIRQMIDILMRRRQNNPILTGEPGVGKTAVVEGLARKIVLGEVPPVLAGVTLRTLDLGLLQAGASVKGEFENRLRQVIDEVKANPVPIILFIDEAHTLIGAGGAAGQNDAANLLKPALARGELRTIAATTWAEYKKYFEKDAALARRFQVVKVEEPAPEIAVQMVRGLTDAMARHHKVEILNEAVAAAVQLSSRYIAGRQLPDKAISVLDTACARVALSRAGKPGPIEDVTVLIDNIDRETAALEREDGHAERIVELLAQRAELEQDLAALHQAWEAQQKLIAEIDELKAGKDEAKPAKGRKTSPLQAKRKELRELQKHQPLAFECVDESVIADVISGWTGIPLGRMVSNELEQVQKLAKLLAERVIGQDHALEQIAERVQIAKANLEDPGKPKGVFLLVGPSGVGKTETALALAEALYGGERNLITINMSEYQEAHSVSGLKGSPPGYVGYGEGGVLTEAVRRKPYSVVLLDEVEKAHPDVMELFFQVFDKGVLEDSEGREVDFKNTIILLTSNAGTDLVMRACEHGVTVDGETRDPSADDLVEILRPTLQKTFKPAFLGRLTIVPYFPIGDEVLRAIVGLKLDKIRQRIADNHGAHVEFPEELTEQMAARCMDVDSGARNADAILTRTLLAQISNDLLARMASGKPVKKIAVALKGEQVKVKVS; encoded by the coding sequence ATGTCCGTAGCGCTGAAATCGTTGATAGACCGGCTGACGCCCACCGCGCGCCAGGCCATCGAGCAGGCCGCCAGCCGCGCGCTGGCCCGCACCCATTTCGAAATCGAGATCGAGCACGTGCTGCTGGCGATGTTCGATCAGGACGACAACGCCGCGCTGGCGGCCCTGCGCGCGCTGGGCGCCGATCTGTCCCGCGTCGAGCGCGAGCTGGACGCCGCGCTGGACAATTTCCGCAGCGGCAACACCCGCAATCCGGTGCTGTCGTCGTGGTTGCCTAAGTGGCTGGAAAAGGCCTGGCTGTCGGCCAGCGCGGAGCGCGGCCAGGACAAGGTCTCCACGCTGGATCTGTTGTTGGCGCTGTGGCAGGACGAGGCCTTGCGCGGCGTGCTGCAGTCCGGCGCGCCGGCCTTGGCGCGCCAGGACGCCGGCCGGCTGGACGGCGCCTACGCGGCCTTGCGCCAGCACGGCGGAGAGACGGCCGACGGCGCGCAGCCGGAGGCCGTGGCCGGCGATGACGGCGAGCAGCCGGCCGCGCCGCAGGGCAAGCGCGGCAGCCCGGCTCTGGACAAATACACGATAGACCTGACCGCGCAGGCCAAGGCCGGCAAGATCGATCCGATATTGGGCCGCGACGTCGAAATCCGCCAGATGATAGACATCCTGATGCGGCGCCGGCAGAACAACCCCATCCTGACCGGCGAGCCGGGCGTCGGCAAGACCGCCGTCGTCGAGGGCCTGGCGCGCAAGATCGTGTTGGGCGAGGTGCCGCCGGTGCTGGCCGGGGTTACGCTGCGCACGCTGGACCTGGGCCTGTTGCAGGCCGGCGCCAGCGTCAAGGGCGAGTTCGAAAACCGCCTGCGCCAGGTGATAGACGAGGTCAAGGCCAACCCGGTGCCCATCATTCTGTTCATCGACGAGGCGCACACGCTGATCGGCGCCGGCGGCGCGGCCGGCCAGAACGACGCGGCCAACCTGCTGAAGCCGGCGCTGGCGCGCGGCGAGCTGCGCACCATCGCCGCCACCACCTGGGCCGAGTACAAGAAGTACTTCGAGAAGGACGCCGCGCTGGCGCGCCGCTTCCAGGTGGTGAAGGTGGAAGAGCCGGCGCCGGAAATCGCCGTGCAGATGGTGCGCGGCCTGACCGACGCGATGGCCCGGCACCACAAGGTGGAAATCCTCAACGAGGCGGTAGCCGCCGCGGTCCAGCTGTCCAGCCGCTACATCGCCGGCCGCCAGCTGCCGGACAAGGCGATCAGCGTGCTCGACACCGCTTGCGCCCGTGTCGCGCTGTCGCGCGCCGGCAAGCCGGGTCCGATCGAGGACGTGACGGTGCTGATAGACAATATCGACCGCGAAACCGCGGCGCTGGAGCGCGAGGACGGCCACGCCGAGCGCATCGTCGAATTGCTGGCGCAACGCGCCGAGCTGGAGCAGGACCTGGCCGCGCTGCATCAGGCCTGGGAGGCGCAGCAGAAGCTGATCGCCGAAATCGACGAATTGAAGGCGGGTAAGGACGAGGCCAAGCCGGCCAAAGGCAGGAAGACCAGCCCGCTGCAGGCCAAGCGCAAGGAATTGCGCGAGTTGCAGAAGCACCAGCCGCTGGCCTTCGAATGCGTGGACGAGAGCGTGATCGCCGACGTGATCTCCGGCTGGACCGGCATTCCGCTGGGCCGCATGGTCAGCAACGAGCTGGAGCAGGTGCAGAAGCTGGCCAAGCTGCTGGCCGAGCGCGTGATCGGCCAGGACCACGCGCTGGAGCAGATCGCCGAGCGCGTGCAGATCGCCAAGGCCAATCTGGAAGACCCGGGCAAGCCCAAGGGCGTGTTCCTGCTGGTGGGGCCGTCCGGCGTCGGCAAGACCGAGACCGCGCTGGCGCTGGCCGAGGCCCTGTACGGCGGCGAGCGCAATCTGATCACCATCAATATGTCCGAATACCAGGAAGCGCACAGCGTGTCGGGCCTGAAGGGCTCGCCGCCGGGCTATGTCGGTTACGGCGAGGGCGGCGTGCTGACCGAGGCCGTGCGCCGCAAGCCGTATTCCGTGGTGCTGCTCGATGAAGTGGAGAAGGCGCATCCGGACGTGATGGAGCTGTTCTTCCAGGTGTTCGACAAGGGCGTGCTGGAAGACAGCGAAGGCCGCGAGGTGGATTTCAAGAACACCATCATCCTGCTGACGTCGAACGCCGGCACCGATCTGGTGATGCGCGCCTGCGAGCACGGCGTGACGGTGGACGGCGAGACCCGCGACCCAAGCGCCGACGACCTGGTGGAAATCCTCCGCCCGACGCTGCAGAAGACGTTCAAGCCGGCCTTCCTCGGCCGCCTGACCATCGTGCCCTACTTCCCGATAGGCGACGAGGTGCTGCGCGCCATCGTCGGCCTGAAGCTGGACAAGATCCGGCAGCGCATCGCCGACAACCACGGCGCGCACGTCGAATTCCCTGAAGAGTTGACCGAGCAGATGGCGGCGCGCTGCATGGACGTGGACAGCGGCGCCCGCAACGCCGACGCCATTCTGACCCGCACGCTGCTGGCGCAGATCTCCAACGACCTGCTGGCGCGGATGGCCTCCGGCAAGCCGGTGAAGAAGATCGCCGTCGCGTTGAAGGGCGAGCAGGTCAAGGTCAAGGTGAGCTGA
- the tssG gene encoding type VI secretion system baseplate subunit TssG, whose amino-acid sequence MSADLEVAAAPAAGESGGGKAPLPGRKPRDLRGELAADASQFGFFQAARILGLVGHKRGGARAGRLPARLRFRTLASLSFPASELTAYKPATDESGAADEMTISFLGLTGPSGALPTAYTELLLERRLRYRDDTMHAFFDLFSHRAASLFFEAWCKYRSWIHVEAGEHDGFTRNLLDLGGVGLSQLRQQMGPGAELDERMFVYYAGLLSQKPLSGQALLTLVEGFFGVRAALEQFVGQWLQVPDGEQSQLGMAGCELGLSVFAGERIWDRQTKLKLRLGPLRRAEFDALQPHAAGAQALRALMQFALGHSLAAEVCLVLDERDVAPAVLGSAALSLGGDSWLGRPQGHPDDMRYTLLN is encoded by the coding sequence ATGAGCGCCGATCTCGAGGTGGCGGCAGCGCCGGCCGCCGGCGAAAGCGGAGGCGGCAAGGCGCCGCTCCCGGGCCGCAAGCCGCGCGATCTGCGCGGCGAGCTGGCCGCCGACGCCAGCCAGTTCGGCTTCTTCCAGGCGGCGCGGATATTGGGTTTGGTTGGCCACAAGCGAGGCGGCGCGCGCGCCGGCCGGCTGCCGGCGCGGCTGCGTTTTCGGACGCTGGCGTCCTTGTCCTTTCCGGCCAGCGAACTGACCGCCTACAAGCCGGCGACGGACGAGAGCGGCGCGGCGGACGAGATGACGATCAGCTTCCTCGGCCTGACCGGGCCGAGCGGCGCGCTGCCGACCGCCTACACCGAGCTGTTGCTGGAGCGCAGGCTGCGTTACCGCGACGACACGATGCACGCCTTCTTCGACCTGTTCAGCCACCGGGCGGCCTCGCTGTTTTTCGAGGCCTGGTGCAAGTACCGCAGCTGGATTCATGTCGAGGCGGGCGAGCATGACGGCTTCACCCGCAATCTGCTGGACCTCGGCGGCGTCGGCCTGTCGCAGCTGCGGCAGCAGATGGGACCGGGCGCCGAGCTGGACGAGAGGATGTTCGTCTACTACGCCGGCTTGCTGAGCCAGAAGCCCTTGTCCGGCCAGGCGCTGCTGACGCTGGTGGAGGGCTTCTTCGGCGTGCGGGCCGCGCTTGAGCAGTTCGTCGGACAATGGCTTCAGGTGCCGGACGGCGAGCAGAGCCAACTGGGCATGGCCGGCTGCGAACTCGGCCTGTCGGTTTTCGCCGGCGAGCGCATCTGGGACCGCCAGACCAAATTGAAGCTGAGGCTGGGGCCGCTCAGGCGCGCCGAGTTCGACGCGCTGCAGCCGCACGCCGCCGGCGCGCAGGCGCTGCGGGCCTTGATGCAGTTCGCCCTTGGCCACAGCCTGGCCGCCGAGGTGTGCCTGGTGCTGGACGAGCGCGATGTGGCGCCGGCGGTGCTGGGTTCGGCGGCGCTGAGCCTGGGCGGGGATAGTTGGCTGGGACGGCCGCAGGGCCATCCCGACGATATGCGTTACACGCTGTTGAACTGA
- a CDS encoding M15 family metallopeptidase, with protein MATTISLEDLAGDPEYVSIADMDGVRLDLRYACADNFVGRDLYGGAVPALLHRRAADRLRLAARELGRLWPGYRLRIFDALRPGRVQRVLWDIVKDTPQRIYVADPARGSIHSFGMAVDLTLEDERGQELDMGTGFDDFTELAQPRRERQMQADGLLTGPQLANRLLLRGCMERVGFHGIATEWWHFEAAERDWVRAHMRWVE; from the coding sequence ATGGCGACGACGATCAGTTTGGAGGACCTGGCGGGCGATCCGGAATATGTCTCGATCGCGGACATGGACGGCGTCAGGCTGGACCTGCGCTACGCCTGCGCCGACAACTTCGTCGGCCGCGATCTGTACGGCGGCGCGGTGCCGGCGTTGCTGCACCGGCGGGCGGCGGACCGGCTCAGGCTGGCCGCGCGCGAGCTGGGCCGGCTGTGGCCGGGTTATCGCTTGAGGATTTTCGACGCGCTGCGTCCGGGGCGGGTGCAGCGGGTGCTGTGGGACATCGTCAAGGACACGCCGCAGCGCATCTATGTCGCCGACCCGGCGCGCGGCTCGATACACAGCTTCGGCATGGCGGTGGACCTGACGCTGGAGGACGAGCGCGGGCAGGAGCTGGACATGGGCACCGGCTTCGACGACTTCACCGAACTGGCCCAGCCGCGGCGCGAGCGGCAGATGCAGGCGGACGGGCTGCTGACCGGCCCGCAGCTGGCCAACCGCCTGCTGCTGCGCGGCTGCATGGAGCGGGTGGGCTTTCACGGCATCGCCACCGAGTGGTGGCATTTCGAGGCGGCCGAACGCGACTGGGTGCGCGCCCATATGCGGTGGGTGGAGTAG
- a CDS encoding ABC transporter substrate-binding protein, with protein sequence MILSRSLYALLLSATLGAALPALAARPLVFCAEASPEGFDPALWDSATTYNITKPVFQGLVEFQRGGVALRPGLAESWTVSDDGLLYTFRLRRGVKFHRTGYFTPSRDFGADDVVFTVKRWVRPELPFNQAFKTPLTGPDGYGLSKLIASVDKVDEHTVQIRLTERNAPFLTFFAMGFAGMQSAEYAGQLMKAGRPQQINLLPIGTGPYRFKSYAKDSIIRYEANPQYWGKPQKTRSLVFAIVADPQVRIQKLKAGECQVAAAVRESDLDALAADKNIRIASTGASNISYLAYNLKRPQFAKRDVRVALDIAINRDALFKAMFPKGGATQAVNPFPPSTWGWNPNTRNEYDPARARALLARAGYPNGFTVNLWALPVQRPTNPNGKLMAQMIQQDWARIGVKANIQSYEWGEYLKRAAAGEHDVYMSGLTSNSGDPDDFLWNSLSCSVSKGGQRFCDAEFDRLLQQARQTTDQKRRTQYYLKAQQIFKEQRPWITIAHSRIYIPLRADVRGFVINPNGAFDFEDVWLK encoded by the coding sequence ATGATCCTATCCCGTTCCCTTTACGCCTTGCTGCTGAGCGCCACCCTGGGCGCGGCGCTCCCCGCCCTCGCCGCCAGACCGCTGGTCTTCTGCGCCGAAGCGTCGCCGGAAGGCTTCGATCCGGCGCTATGGGACAGCGCCACCACCTACAACATCACCAAGCCGGTGTTCCAGGGCCTGGTGGAATTCCAGCGCGGCGGGGTCGCGCTGCGTCCCGGCCTGGCCGAGAGCTGGACCGTGTCCGACGACGGCCTGCTCTATACATTCAGACTGCGGCGCGGCGTCAAGTTCCATCGCACCGGCTATTTCACGCCCAGCCGCGACTTCGGCGCCGACGACGTGGTATTCACCGTCAAGCGCTGGGTACGCCCCGAGCTGCCATTCAACCAGGCGTTCAAGACCCCGCTGACCGGTCCCGACGGCTATGGCCTGTCCAAGCTGATCGCGTCGGTCGACAAGGTGGACGAGCACACCGTCCAGATCCGGCTGACCGAGCGCAACGCCCCCTTCCTGACCTTTTTCGCGATGGGCTTCGCCGGCATGCAGTCGGCGGAGTACGCCGGGCAGCTGATGAAGGCGGGCCGCCCGCAGCAGATCAATCTGCTGCCGATCGGCACCGGTCCCTACCGCTTCAAGAGCTACGCCAAGGACTCCATCATCCGCTACGAGGCCAATCCGCAGTACTGGGGCAAGCCGCAGAAAACCCGCAGCCTGGTCTTCGCCATCGTCGCCGATCCGCAGGTGCGCATCCAGAAGCTGAAGGCCGGCGAATGCCAGGTGGCCGCCGCGGTGCGCGAGTCCGACCTCGACGCGCTAGCCGCCGACAAGAACATCAGGATCGCGTCCACCGGCGCCAGCAACATCTCCTACCTGGCCTACAATCTGAAACGGCCGCAGTTCGCCAAGCGCGACGTGCGGGTGGCGCTGGACATCGCCATCAACCGCGACGCGCTGTTCAAGGCCATGTTTCCCAAAGGCGGCGCCACCCAGGCGGTCAATCCCTTCCCGCCGTCCACCTGGGGCTGGAATCCGAACACCCGCAACGAGTACGATCCGGCCAGGGCCAGGGCGCTGCTGGCGCGGGCCGGCTATCCCAACGGCTTCACCGTCAATCTGTGGGCGCTGCCGGTGCAGCGTCCGACCAATCCCAACGGCAAGCTGATGGCGCAGATGATCCAGCAGGACTGGGCCAGGATAGGCGTCAAGGCCAATATCCAGTCCTACGAATGGGGCGAATACCTGAAGCGCGCCGCCGCCGGCGAGCACGATGTCTATATGTCGGGCCTGACCAGCAATTCCGGCGACCCTGACGACTTCCTGTGGAACAGCCTGTCCTGCAGCGTCAGCAAGGGCGGGCAGCGCTTCTGCGACGCCGAATTCGACCGGCTGCTGCAACAAGCCCGCCAGACCACGGACCAGAAGCGGCGGACGCAGTACTATCTGAAGGCGCAGCAGATCTTCAAAGAGCAGCGGCCGTGGATCACCATCGCCCATTCGCGCATCTACATCCCGCTGCGCGCCGATGTGCGGGGCTTCGTGATCAATCCAAACGGCGCTTTCGATTTCGAGGACGTATGGCTCAAATGA